A single genomic interval of Sebastes umbrosus isolate fSebUmb1 chromosome 11, fSebUmb1.pri, whole genome shotgun sequence harbors:
- the twist1b gene encoding twist-related protein 1b isoform X2 has protein sequence MSEENLGEESSSSSPPVSPVDSLSNNSEEEEEEELDRQPKRCGRKRRPSRKNGEDSDTPGKRGKKSSSSSPQSFEELQSQRVMANVRERQRTQSLNEAFTSLRKIIPTLPSDKLSKIQTLKLAARYIDFLYQVLQSDELDSKMVTAESTYLTGQIWSPMLDTWDHSI, from the exons ATGTCTGAGGAAAACCTGGGAGAAGAGTCGTcgagcagctctcctcctgtctctcctgTGGACAGCCTGAGCAACAACagcgaggaagaagaagaagaagagttggACAGACAGCCTAAGAGGtgtgggagaaagaggagacCGAGCAGGAAGAACGGGGAGGACTCAGACACCCCTGGGAAAAGAGGCAAgaagtccagcagcagcagcccacagTCCTTCGAGGAGCTCCAGTCTCAGCGCGTCATGGCCAACGtccgagagagacagaggacgcAGTCTCTCAACGAGGCGTTCACGTCTCTGCGGAAAATTATCCCCACTTTGCCTTCAGACAAACTCAGCAAAATACAGACCCTTAAACTCGCAGCCAGATACATCGACTTCCTCTACCAGGTGCTGCAGAGCGACGAGCTGGACTCCAAAATG GTGACTGCTGAATCTACTTATCTGACGGGACAAATCTGGAGTCCAATGCTGGATACATGGGATCACTCTATTTAA
- the twist1b gene encoding twist-related protein 1b isoform X1 — MSEENLGEESSSSSPPVSPVDSLSNNSEEEEEEELDRQPKRCGRKRRPSRKNGEDSDTPGKRGKKSSSSSPQSFEELQSQRVMANVRERQRTQSLNEAFTSLRKIIPTLPSDKLSKIQTLKLAARYIDFLYQVLQSDELDSKMASCSYVAHERLSYAFSVWRMEGAWSMSTSH; from the coding sequence ATGTCTGAGGAAAACCTGGGAGAAGAGTCGTcgagcagctctcctcctgtctctcctgTGGACAGCCTGAGCAACAACagcgaggaagaagaagaagaagagttggACAGACAGCCTAAGAGGtgtgggagaaagaggagacCGAGCAGGAAGAACGGGGAGGACTCAGACACCCCTGGGAAAAGAGGCAAgaagtccagcagcagcagcccacagTCCTTCGAGGAGCTCCAGTCTCAGCGCGTCATGGCCAACGtccgagagagacagaggacgcAGTCTCTCAACGAGGCGTTCACGTCTCTGCGGAAAATTATCCCCACTTTGCCTTCAGACAAACTCAGCAAAATACAGACCCTTAAACTCGCAGCCAGATACATCGACTTCCTCTACCAGGTGCTGCAGAGCGACGAGCTGGACTCCAAAATGGCAAGTTGTAGTTATGTGGCTCACGAGAGGCTGAGCTACGCCTTCTCTGTGTGGAGGATGGAGGGCGCTTGGTCCATGTCAACATCTCACTAA